The DNA region CCGTCGGCGTCCGTCGCCAACATGATCGTCTTGCGTTATGGCGCACCCGAAAGCCTCGAATTCATCCGTTCGAACGCCCAAGATATCGCAGCGGTTATCATCGAACCGGTCCAAAGCCGCCATCCTGAGCTGCGCCCAGTGGAATTCGTGAGGGAACTCCGCAGCATTGCAACGCAATCCGAATTTGCTCTCGTTTTTGACGAGGTGGTGACTGGCTTCCGCGTCGACCCCGGCGGCATGCAAGCGGTTTGGGGCATAAAGGGTGACATGGCAACCTATGGCAAGGTCATTGGGGGGGGCATGCCTGTCGGAATCCTGGCCGGGAACAGTCGTTTCATGGATGCGCTCGACGGAGGTTCTTGGAACTATGGCGACGACACGGTTCCTATGACTGCGCCGACATTTTTTGCGGGAACGTTTGTCCGTCACCCTGTCGTGCTTGCGGCCGTGCGTGCGGTCTTGGAGCATATTCAGGGTGTCGGGGCCGACCTCTATGACCGCGTCGCCGAACGTACCCAGGCGCTCGTCGCGGAAATGAATGCTGATCTGGCCAAGCGCGACATTGCCAATGTCATCCATGGCTACAAAAGTTGGTTCATCACAGATTTTGCGGGAGACGACCCTCTCGGAGCGCTTGTCTATCCGCTTATGCGCTTGAACGGGATCCACATCCAGGAGGGATATCCCTGCTTCCTGACGACCGCACATAGCGAGGAAGATTTCCAGGCTATCGCGGAAACATTTCGCAAGAGCCTTGATGCCCTGCAGGCGGTGGGAATTCTGGCTCCAGCCGCGACGACACCAGGCGCCGTGCACGCCGCCGATACCTCTGCGGCCATTGACGTCATCGTTCGGCCAGCCTCCACGCCGCTTACCGAAGCACAAACGGAAATCTGGCTGGCCGCGCAGGCCGGCGACGAAGCATCCTGTTCGTTCAACGAGTCATTCTCGCTGACGCTTGAAGGCGACTTTGAGGAAAGTGCCTTCCGCCAGGCGCTTCAAACCATTACCGGACGCCATGACGCGCTGCACATCCGTTTTGACCGCGTCGGCGACCGCTTCGAGTTCATTGCCGATTTTGTTCTCGAGGCTCCGCTTGTCGACTTTTCGCACGAGCCCGACGGCGAAGCCAGGTTACAGGAGATTATAGATGACGAGGCACGCACGCCGTTTGACCTCGTCAACGGGCCTTTGGTACGCGCCTGCATCGTGCGGTTGTCGACCGACAAACACGTATTCGTGTTCACCGGTCATCATATCATCTGTGACGGGTGGTCGCTGAATGTCTTTGTCGACGAACTGGCAGCGGCCTACGGGGCGATCTTGCGTGGGGAGGCACCACACTTGGAGCCTGCCCTTTCCTTCGCGACCTACGCAACGGATCTTGCTCCAAAGCCGGAGACCTCTGGAGAGACCGAACAGTTCTGGCTCGATCAGTTCAGGGATATTCCGGATCTGCCGGAGATGCCACTCGACCGAACGCGGCCTGAACACCGCACCTTTGCTGGCGGCACCTGCACCGGTTACATCGACGGTGAGGTCTATAAGGCCCTGAAAAAGGCCGGTGCCAAGTCCGGTGCGACGTTGTTCTCAACCTTGCTTGCGACCTTGCAGGTGATGATCTCGCGGCTTTCGGGCCAGCAGGACATCGTCATTGCTATTCCGTCGGCGGGACAGAGCCTGATCGGCGACAGGATCCTTGTCGGCCACTGCGTCAATCTCCTTCCCCTGCGCCAAAGCGTATCACCGGGCGAATCCTTCCTGACACATCTGAAAGCAACGCAGCAGCTTGTCTTTCAGGCCTTTGAGCATCAGGCCTACACTTACGGAACGCTCGTTCGCAAGCTTGGCGTGAAACGGGATTCGCGCCGTCTGCCCCTGACCGAGATACAGTTCAATCTGGAGCGCTTTGCCGGCGGTGGAGCCTTCGGCGAGCTGAAAGCAAAAATGGCGCCGAACCCCAAGGCATATTCCAACTTCGATATGTTTTTCAACATGAGCGAAGGAAAAGATACCATTCGAATCGACGTTGACTACAATGCCGACGTCTTCGATCGCTCCACGATCGAGCGCTGGATTGGTCATTTTTCGACACTCGCAGCAGCGCTGGCCCGGGACATGGCCACCGAAATCTCCAAACTGCCAATGTTGTCCGCCGAGGAAAGAGGTTGGCTGATCGACCGCCTGAACAACACCGCCGTCGAGTACGAGCGTGACCAAACGGTGTTCTCGCTGTTCTCCCGCAAGGCGGCCGAGCAACCGAACGCTATTGCTGTCGAGTATGCCGGCAATGCCATCACCTATGGCGAGCTCGAAGCCAAATCGAACCAGCTTGCCCTTTACATCCAAATGACGATCCCCGAACCCGGCCAGCGTGTCGCGCTTCTCGTCGAGCGATCGTTGGGGATGATCGTTGCGCTTTTGGCGATCATGAAAGCCGGCCATGCTTATGTCCCGATGGATCCTTCTCATCCCGAGCAGCGTCTGCGCCAGACGATCGATGTAGCACGCATCGGCGGCATGATTTGCGACAGTGATGCTACGGCAAGACTCGCAATGGCGGGTGTGCCTGTCATTCGCATCGATAAGGACGTAAAAGCGATCAACGCGGCGACGGAGGCCGTTCTAAAAAACTCGCCTTCTGACCCGGCGGCGCCCGCCTATGTCATCTTTACCTCGGGCTCTACCGGGGCGCCGAAAGGCGTCGAGGTGTCCCACGGCGCCTTGACCAACTTCCTTGTCTCCATGGCAAAGGAGCCAGGCTTCTCGGCCAACGACACCATCATTGCCGTAACGACAATCGCGTTCGATATTGCCGGTCTTGAATTGTACCTGCCGCTGGTGACCGGCGGCAAGGTAGTCATCGCCGATCGGCAACAGGTGCAAGATGGTTTTGCTCTGGTTGATCTCATCGACAGAAGCGGCGCGACTGCAATGCAGGCAACGCCGACCCTGTGGCAGATGCTCGTGGAGGCGGGGATCAAGCAACGGCCGGGGCTCAAGATGCTCTGCGGCGGCGAGCCCCTGCCAAAAGAACTTGCCAAGTCGCTGCTCGGCGTCGGTGGCGAGTTGTGGAACATGTATGGCCCAACCGAAACGACAATATGGTCCTCAGTGCAACGCATCGCCGACGCTGACGCGCCTATCACGATCGGCCATCCGATTGCCAACACGCAGCTATATATCCTCGACGAGAGCGAGGACGTTGTGCCCATTGGTGTCACCGGCGAATTGTGCATCGGCGGAGACGGTCTGGCTTCTGGTTACTTCGATCGGCTGGACCTGACAGAAAAAGCGTTCGTCCCGGTTTCTTTCAATGGCGGTCAACCTAAGCGCCTTTACAAGACCGGCGACGTCGGCCGACGGCTAGCCGACGGCTCACTGCAATTGCACGGACGTCGTGACCAGCAGATCAAACTGCGTGGTTTCCGAATTGAACTTGGCGACATAGAGGCTGTGGTCTCGAAAGCCCCCGGCGTCCGCCAATGCGCGGTCGTCGCCGCAGAAAACAAAAAAGGTGACCAGACCCTCGTATGCTATGTCGTTCCGGAAGCGAGCGGCACAGACCTAGTCTCGGCCGAACTTGCGGCTCATGCAAAGGCGAGCCTTCCTGGCTACATGCTTCCAAGCTTTTGGGTTACCGAGAACGAGCTACCTCAAACGCCAAATGGTAAACTCGACCGCAAGAGCCTTCAGCAGCGCGGCGTGCCTCAGCGCGAGGCTCAGGTCATCAGAATAAAGCCGCGAACGGATATGGAAGAGAAGCTGCTGGCGATCTGGCAGGAGGTAATGAACGTCTCGGAGATGAGTGTCGATGACAACCTCTACGCTCTCGGCGCAGACTCACTCATGATCTTTCGCATCGCTGCGCGCATGCTCGATGCCGGTCTTCTACTCGAAGCGAAACACCTGCTTCGCCATCCCTCTATCGCGGAACTGGCAGCATTTGCGGAAACGCAAAGCGAGTTGGATCAGAGCGCCGCGCAGTATCGTGTGCCATCACTAAAGGACTTTCGCAAAGGCGCGCGCCGCGGACTTGAGAGGGCGTTATGAGTACAGTCGAAAGCACCCCGGCGAAGTCGGAAGAAGAACTGGAAATTGTTGGTGAATTCCCGTGCACGCAAACACAATTGCGCTGCTGGATCCTTAATCAGCTGAATCCCGGAAATCCGGCGCTCAACGTTGCGGTTCGATGGGAGATTCGCGGCACCTTCAAGGCATCTACCATCGAAGCGGCTTTCCGTAAGGTCATCCAACGCCACGAGGTTTTGCGCACGCGCTTCATCGAAAAAGATGGGCAGCCTTTTCAACAGGCCGTGGAAAAGACCGATTTCAAGATGGTGGTGATCGATCTGAGAAATATGCCGCCTGAGCAGCGGGAGAAAAGGATCTCGTCCATTGGCGAAGAGACGGCCAGGGCCCCGTTTGATCTCAGCAAGCCCGGCCTCTTTCATGTTACGCTGTTGATGGCGGAGAATGATCGCGGGTTTTTGCTCATAACCGCGCACCAAAGCTGCTTTGATGGGTGGTCGATCCGGGTGCTCGGCAGAGAGGTTGGGGAGATCGCCGCCGCGATCGATCACGGTCGAACACCGGTCCTGCCGGATATTGAGCTGCAGTATGGCGACTACGCCTTGTGGCAAGAGGAATATCTTGGCAGCTACGGTTTCGAGACGGAAAAAGCCTTCTGGCGGGAGCGGCTAACGGGAGCGCCATATTTCGAAGTTCCTCCTGATCGGCCCCGCGGCGCGGTCAAAACGAGCCATGGCGACATAATCTCAATCCTTTTGCCGCTTTCGTTCGGCGATCGGATGGATGCCGCTGCGCGCAAAAATCGCGTGTCTCTTTATAGCTACGGCGCAGCGATCATGAGCGCCATGCTGCATCGTCTGACGAATGCTCCGACGGTCTTGTTCGGCTCACAGGTTGCTGGCCGCGAGGATACCGATCTCGAAAATCTGATCGGTGTCTTTATCAACAATCTTGTGTTCAGGTATGACTTTACCAACGATGTCTCATTCGCCGAGCACATCCGCTATGCCAACGAAACGCTGGAAGCCGTCCTCAATCACCAGCGCATGCCGTTCAACAAACTGGTTGAACTCGTCAATCCGATCCGCGATCCGTCACGCAATCCACTGATATCTATCAACTTCAACCTGCAGAAAGCCTTTCTTGAGGACCACCGCTATGGCGACTTCGAGCTGATCAGTGCTCCGTCGCAATCGCCGGGCGTGCTTTACGATCTGAGCTTCATGATGATCGGACGGCCCAGCGGTTGGCGCATGAACATCGAGTACAATACCGATCTTTTCCAGAAGAGCACGATAGAGGCCCTTCTCAAGCTTTGGCAGGATACGTACGAAATCGCGCTGAGCAATCCCGACGCATTGCTTTCCTCTCTCGTGGTGCCGGATTGTAGGCCTGTGACATCGAAGCCGCGCGAGGCGCATGCGGCGCAATTGGAGACAATACTCCGCACCCATCCGTCGGTGGGCGATGTCGCTGTCGTAACGGAAGCACACCCCGCACGTCGTGTAGCGGCGTTTGTTGCCCCGGTTCCAACCTTGAGCGGGCCGATCGACCGTCTGCCTGCCGTGCTGATGCAATATCTCGCGACACAATTGCCTCCTGACGCGATGCCGAGCGATATCAGCATCCTCCTCAGTTTGCCGAGGACAGGTGGCGGCACGATAGACCATGCAAGCCTTCATCTGCGCGACCCGCTACCGACCGCACCGGCCGCACCCCAACCGATGCCTGCAGAAAGCCGCGTCCGAAAGCCCGATACCGACAAAATAGAGACTCTGGCTAGCCTCTGGAGTAAAATTCTTGGTGTCCCGTCCGTTAGACCCGAGGACGATTTCTTTGCCCTCGGCGGTCATTCGCTACTCGCTCTACGGCTCTTGTCGTCCATACGCGAGAGATTTGACGTAAAGCCCACTCTGGAACTGCTTTTCAAGGAGCCGACCCTCGAAAAATTCGCGGCGGCAATTTTCGAAACTTCTGAAGCTCCGACGACAGCTGAAGCAACGCCTAATCCGTGGGAGTTGATCACCTGTAAACGCGGCTCTGGTCGCTCGGCGGTCTACACGTTCAACCATCCGTTCCTCTTCTATCGTCTGGCGAACGAGTTGCCGGATACTGTCTCCGTCCACAACATCAATATGTTCAACGCGAAGCTTGACAGCGAGCTTGCGCAGATGTCGCTCGAACAGATTGCCAAGCTGGCCATCGACGCTATGCAAATTCCGCCGGACACTGGTTCGGTTGCGATCGTCGGGCTATGCGTCAATGGAATCCTTGCAATGGAAATCACTCGGCAGTTGCGTGAGGCGGGCGTTGAAGTCGGCTTTACTGTCATCATCGATGCCTGGGCACCAGGCTACTTCCGCTCCCAGCCAAAGATACGTCAGAAGCGCTGGAATGCAGAGCGGCGCATCAAGCGGACGATTTACTTCACGCGAAAGTTGCTTTCTGGCCGCATACCATTCATCGAATATCTGAAGGAATTCAACTTAACGCTTGCGCTGTTGCAAAAGCTCGGCGTCAGCGGCGGTCAATATTCTCCCGAAGAGCAGGCCAATGCCGAAGTCACCGAGCTCCTCGTGCGCGCAAGCCGCAGCTATCGGCCCGCAAAGAGCAAGGATCCATCGGTAATTTTGCTGCGCAGCCAGGCCAATCATCCCCGAGCGCGCAAGCTTCTTTTCGGTTGGGGCGATGCGGTGGCGAAAGACACCGCCGTCCTCGATCTCAAGGGATGGCACGAGGATTCGCTGAGCAACGACGGTATTCGCGAACTTGCCGCGATCGTATCCAGGAAGCTCGACGGCTAGACGCGAAGCGCCGCCGACCCCAGCGAACTCAAATATGGAAACACGAGCATGACCACCGTTAGACCTCTCAGGATTGGCGTTCTCGTTGCTCAGAAGGAGGGGTTCGAGAACTGGGAGCTTATGATCTTCGATCGGATCATGGCAGATCCGCGCTTTTCCCTCATTACCTTCATTGTTCACCCGAATCCCTTTGGAGATTTGAAAGCCTCGCGGCTCTTCGAGCTGGAATCGCATCTGGAGCGACGGCTTCTTGCTCGACAGCGCCGCTACACTCCCCAAACTTTTGATGCCAATCGGCAACGCTTCGACGATCTCCGGGTATTAGGAACGTACGTTGCCGCCGACATCGACGTGCCCCGCCAGCTCGTCAACGAGCGTGAGCTTGACCTGGTTATCCGACTGACGCCTGCGAGCCTTCCCAGCGATGCAATCCGGGACTTGCCGTTTGGGGAGTGGGCTTTCAATTTCTGCGATCAGAGATCGCGGAAAGCAGACTGGTTCAGCTATCGTGATGTGATTTCCAAGTCTGCGGCGACAGAACTGTTGCTCTATGCAAAGCAGGACGACGCTCGTGTGACGTCGATTGCTTCGCCGTCCTTCAACATCAAATTCAGTGCCGCCCGCAACGCCGCTTTCCTCAAGGAACGCGCCGTAACCCTTCTTATGCGCGAATTGGGTCGGCTTGCCGATAGCCGCGAATTGAAGGCTGAGCCGTCGAGGCGCAATGACGTTGTAAAGCCTCCATCGTCCGTTGATATGGTCCGCTATGCGGGTGGCTTGTCGAGCCATTTCCTGGCGCGGGCAATCAAGGCGCTGAGAGCGAGAATGCATTCCGGCTCTGCGATCTGGACGCTTTATACTGGCAGAGGGCGCATTGACGATTTCGACCCACGGGAATCGGTGGAAATACCGCCGACAAAGAGCGACATCAAAGCGGATCCGTTCCTGTTTCAGTACGGCAACGAGTGCTATTTGTTCTACGAGGCCTATGCCGATGGGGATCGTAAGGCTCACATCGCCGTTGGCCGATTCCGCGGAGACAAGATCGAACCGGTAGGCATCGCGCTCAGTTGCGATCATCATCTCTCCTATCCCTTTGTGTTCCGCGACGGGAAGAGTATCTTCATGATGCCCGAAACTCACCAGTCGCGGCGAATAGAGATCTGGCGGTGTGTTGAATTCCCCCTGAAATGGGAACTCTATTCGACGGCGTTCGAGGGGCGCTCGGCCGCCGATAGCGTGCTCACGCGTCATAAGGGCAAATGGTGGCTATTTACGAACCTCTCCGATTTCCACGCCTATGAAGACCATTGCAGTGAACTCTACCTCTTCGAGGTCGACGGTCCGGAGCTCAAGCGTATCATCTCGCACAAACACAATCCGGTCGTCATCGGGAGCACGGTCGCGCGAAACGGCGGCCGGATCCTCGAAAGAAATGGCCAGCTCTACCGCCCCTCGCAGTGCAACGCTCACGGCATCTACGGATATGGCCTGAATATCATGGAGATTGAGGAACTGAGCCTGACCGCCTACCGTGAGCGTTGTATCCGTACAATTACGCCGGATTTCAAGAAGGGCTTGCGGGGCTGTCATCACTTCGATGCAGCAGGGGAGCGTTATGTCGTTGACGCGCGACTAAGCCTGTGAGTAAGTCATTCTCATCCGTTCGATAGCGCAGACGGACAGAGTTTCCGACTGTCAAAGCGGCTACCGTACCGACGAGGCCCGATGGTGTATCGACGTCGAATAGGCTCCAGTTGATAGACGCATCCGCATCACCATCCAGGCGCTCCAACTGCGGCGCAGTGATCGAGATATCGAATGCGTCAAGCGGCAGCGACAATCCGACGCCGAGGGCCTTCAGGAACGCTTCCTTCCGTGTCCAAAGGCAGTAAAAGCCTTGAATATATGCCTCTGGGGCCAGCATCTTCAGGGTCATGTATTCCTTCGGCGAAAAAAAGTGACCGGCAATGTCCTCTTTCAGAGGCTTTATCGTCTCTATGTCTATGCCGACATGGTAGTGGTCCGATACGGCAAGCATCGCCGTCGTCTCGGTGTGGCTAAGATTGAAGTGAAGTTGCCGCCTGTTTGATCCAGCGATCTGCGGTTTGCCAAAGGCGTTGTAGGTCAGACCTAAACGACGTGGAGCAACGGCGAGGTAGCGTGCGAGGATCCGTCGCAGCCCCGCTCTCCCCGCAATAAATCGGTGACAATCGCGGGCTTGCACAAAGCGCGAGGCACGGGCGATCTCTTCACTTGACAACATCGCGGCTAAATCGGGATCGACGGCGTCGAGGCTCCACGTCCAGATGTCTATGATCCCAGGGCCGGTTGCGTCCCGATCCCGATCATGTGGCATAGGACAGCTCATCGGTGGCAGAGGAGCGCTGCCGAACCATACGCCGGGCAAGATAAGTCACCAGCGCCAGAGGATAATTCTCGCCGAGACTGATGCGGCACGTTCTCTTGAGAATGTCGAGCGACTGCGCGCACATATCAGGCGTGTACTCGATCTTCCTATCGCTCCAGTTGAATGGGTTCATGGCTGGATGGCCGCTCCGCTGTTGCAGAATTGGCTGCCAATTCGTGTAGACGTGACGGCTGGAATCGTAGAGCCGATACACACCGCGCTTGTTCTCGGCCGCAAAGGCACCCGCCGCTTCTGCCGTTTCGAAGATGACGTGCAGCCCTGCGGCGTTCGTCGGGTCATTATGTGGTCCGACGCGCATCATATTGCTTTTGGCAAGGATCTCCGTCATCGCGTCGTAGCGTTTGCGCATGCGGGAAATCATCGGGTCGAGCTTTTTCAACTGCACATTCAGCATGGCGCCCTGGATCTGATTTGCCTTGAAATTGATGCCGAGGATGGGCGGCTCGTTGGCGTTGTCGAGATGACCGCGGAACAACGATCCGATATCATGATACATGCGTGCACGCGCAAAGAGACGCGGGTCGTCGGTCACGAGCGCGCCGCCTTCGCCAATGTTGATGTTCTTGAACTGATTGAAGCTGTATGCGCCGACGTCACCGATCGTGCCGGCACGCCGGCCCTTATAGGTGAGACCGACGGCCTGGCACGCGTCCTCGATGACGATTAGCCTATGTTCCCGTGCAATCCGCATGATGCTGTCCATGTCGCAGACCATGTTTGCCATGTGAACGGGAATGATCGCGCGCGTGTTGGGTGTAATTTTGCGAACGATGTCAGTCGGATCCATCGTCAATGTTTGATCGATCTCGACAAGGATCGGAACTGCGCCGGCAGCCAGTGGAGCGGCTGCGGTCGCAATCCAGGTATAAGCGGGCACAAGCACCTCATCGCCCGGACCGATTCCAGCAGCCACCAGCGCCGCCACCAGCGCCGCAGTGCCGCTGCTCATCGTCAGTCCGTGCTGTACGTTGAATTTGGCGCAGAAGTCCGCCTCAAAACGCAATAGAGGCCCGCCCGTGTCGTCGCCGTAGCGAGCCAATTTACCTGATGCAAGTACCGGCGCGATTGCTAGCCATTCCCGCAGACCCACTGGAGCCATATCCCGTCTCCCCAACAAAATCGACAAGCACTCGAAACGCCAACAGTCCTCAAAGGCCTCATGTGCGTCCCCGCCGACCTATCGAAGAATCTATTCGCAAGACCTGGCGATTTCAGCATGGCCTTCCGGTCAACGATGGCTTGTATATGGACCGACTACCCTCTCCAAAGTCGGTAGACGGCTTAGGCGTTTAGACACTTCTGGCGAGTTCCGAGATGTCCGCAATTTTGCTACTAAGAAATTGATATTGCGAGGGAAGAATATGACTGTCCACGACCTTCGATCAGCGTCGATGAACATGATACTTAGCGCCGACGTTGCAATCATAGGTGCCGGCCCCGCCGGGCTGACCATCGCCCGCGAACTGGAAAACACGCCGATGCGTGTCCTCATTATTGAGAGCGGCGGTTTTGAATACGAAACCGAAACCCAGACCCTGAATGCCGTGGAAAATGTTGGAGAGCCTCTGTCGCGCGGGGACGTCGTGCCGGTTGGCCGCGGGTATACGGACAGTTTGGGATGGCTCAACGACATACCGGCTTTTGAGCTGCGCAACCGCCTCATCGGCGGAAGCACCCATACATGGATTGGCAAATGCGCAACATTCGACGAAATCGACTTTGCAGCTCGCCCCTGGCTCCCCGTTTCGGGCTGGCCGATCACGCGGAGCGACATCCAGCCCGCGCTAGAACGCGCCGCGACACTCCTCAACCTAGGGCCGAATATTTATGACGAACGGCTTCTAAGCCTGCTGCGCTTGCCGCCCGAAGAGATCGGCCTTGATCGCGATCGGTTGCGGAGCTTTTTCTGGCAGTTCAGTCATGAGCGTGCAACCAGCGGCGAGCCGATGCGATTTGCCAACATTTCCCGACAACTCAAAGCTCCCAATGTTGATTTCCTGACGCAGGCTACCGTCACGGAAATCAATCTCAATAATGACGGTCGATGCGTTAGCTCTCTCGAAGCCTATAGCCTTGAGGGAAACAAGGCGATTGTGCGCGCCAAAACGATCGTGCTTTGCTGTGGCGGCATCGAAAACGCTCGGTTGCTGCTGGCGTCGAATTCACTGATGACAAACGGCATTGGCAACAGCAAAGGCATCGTGGGTCGCTATCTCGCTGATCATCCACGCACGTCTCTTGCTCGGTTTAATGGCGTGGGGATCGATGAAATCGCTCGGCATTTCAACTTCTTTGGTCTTCACCACAACGGTCGGACACACTTCTATCTTCGTGGGCTGTCACTCAGTCCGGATACGCAGATGAGGGAGGGCCTTACAAATTGCGCAGCCTATCCCGTTCAAGTCCATCGGGCGGACGACCCTTGGGCAGCGTTGAAACGCCTTCGGCATGGCTTCAGTCAAACGACGCCGGGCGACCTCATTGCTGTCTTCGGCGCAATGAATCTCGTTGCCTCGGGCCTCTACCGTCGGTTTGTCCAGAAGCGCGGACTGCCGCACAGATCCGTCGAGTTACGCTTTGATGCAATGGTCGAACAGCAACTCGATGCTGAAAGCCGGGTGACCCTTTCCGACCGGCGTGACCGCTTTGGCAAGCCTCTGCCGCGTGTCGATTGGAAGATAGGTTCGGTCGAGATTGAAAGCATGAAGCGGCTTGCCCTTTTGATATCGGACGAGTTCCCGCGCGTCGGGTTGCCGCGGCCACATCTGGCGGATTGGATCGCTCAGGATGACAACAGCAAGATGGCCTTCACGGATATGGCGCATCCTTCCTGCACGACGCGGATGGGTGTGGATCCCGCGACCAGCGTCGTCGATGCAAATGCAATGGTGCATGGCGTCAACGGTCTGTTCGTTGCGGGCAGCTCCGTGTTCCCAACGGGCGGCCACGCAAACCCGACGCTTATGTTACTGGCTCTTGCCATCCGTCTGGCGGATCACCTGAAGGTCCGCTTCGCAAGCGAAAGACCACTTCGATCCTCGTTGCCCGACGCCGAAGCCAAAACTACACACCAGTAGATTGGTGCCGCAGTTTCTTTTGAAACTTTGCTGGTGTTGCCGTCAATTTAGGCGAAAATAAAAGCCACTGCTCTCGCTTGCACCCAGTTCT from Rhizobium sullae includes:
- a CDS encoding condensation domain-containing protein; translated protein: MSTVESTPAKSEEELEIVGEFPCTQTQLRCWILNQLNPGNPALNVAVRWEIRGTFKASTIEAAFRKVIQRHEVLRTRFIEKDGQPFQQAVEKTDFKMVVIDLRNMPPEQREKRISSIGEETARAPFDLSKPGLFHVTLLMAENDRGFLLITAHQSCFDGWSIRVLGREVGEIAAAIDHGRTPVLPDIELQYGDYALWQEEYLGSYGFETEKAFWRERLTGAPYFEVPPDRPRGAVKTSHGDIISILLPLSFGDRMDAAARKNRVSLYSYGAAIMSAMLHRLTNAPTVLFGSQVAGREDTDLENLIGVFINNLVFRYDFTNDVSFAEHIRYANETLEAVLNHQRMPFNKLVELVNPIRDPSRNPLISINFNLQKAFLEDHRYGDFELISAPSQSPGVLYDLSFMMIGRPSGWRMNIEYNTDLFQKSTIEALLKLWQDTYEIALSNPDALLSSLVVPDCRPVTSKPREAHAAQLETILRTHPSVGDVAVVTEAHPARRVAAFVAPVPTLSGPIDRLPAVLMQYLATQLPPDAMPSDISILLSLPRTGGGTIDHASLHLRDPLPTAPAAPQPMPAESRVRKPDTDKIETLASLWSKILGVPSVRPEDDFFALGGHSLLALRLLSSIRERFDVKPTLELLFKEPTLEKFAAAIFETSEAPTTAEATPNPWELITCKRGSGRSAVYTFNHPFLFYRLANELPDTVSVHNINMFNAKLDSELAQMSLEQIAKLAIDAMQIPPDTGSVAIVGLCVNGILAMEITRQLREAGVEVGFTVIIDAWAPGYFRSQPKIRQKRWNAERRIKRTIYFTRKLLSGRIPFIEYLKEFNLTLALLQKLGVSGGQYSPEEQANAEVTELLVRASRSYRPAKSKDPSVILLRSQANHPRARKLLFGWGDAVAKDTAVLDLKGWHEDSLSNDGIRELAAIVSRKLDG
- a CDS encoding glucosamine inositolphosphorylceramide transferase family protein yields the protein MTTVRPLRIGVLVAQKEGFENWELMIFDRIMADPRFSLITFIVHPNPFGDLKASRLFELESHLERRLLARQRRYTPQTFDANRQRFDDLRVLGTYVAADIDVPRQLVNERELDLVIRLTPASLPSDAIRDLPFGEWAFNFCDQRSRKADWFSYRDVISKSAATELLLYAKQDDARVTSIASPSFNIKFSAARNAAFLKERAVTLLMRELGRLADSRELKAEPSRRNDVVKPPSSVDMVRYAGGLSSHFLARAIKALRARMHSGSAIWTLYTGRGRIDDFDPRESVEIPPTKSDIKADPFLFQYGNECYLFYEAYADGDRKAHIAVGRFRGDKIEPVGIALSCDHHLSYPFVFRDGKSIFMMPETHQSRRIEIWRCVEFPLKWELYSTAFEGRSAADSVLTRHKGKWWLFTNLSDFHAYEDHCSELYLFEVDGPELKRIISHKHNPVVIGSTVARNGGRILERNGQLYRPSQCNAHGIYGYGLNIMEIEELSLTAYRERCIRTITPDFKKGLRGCHHFDAAGERYVVDARLSL
- a CDS encoding 4'-phosphopantetheinyl transferase family protein gives rise to the protein MPHDRDRDATGPGIIDIWTWSLDAVDPDLAAMLSSEEIARASRFVQARDCHRFIAGRAGLRRILARYLAVAPRRLGLTYNAFGKPQIAGSNRRQLHFNLSHTETTAMLAVSDHYHVGIDIETIKPLKEDIAGHFFSPKEYMTLKMLAPEAYIQGFYCLWTRKEAFLKALGVGLSLPLDAFDISITAPQLERLDGDADASINWSLFDVDTPSGLVGTVAALTVGNSVRLRYRTDENDLLTGLVARQRHNAPLLHRSDDSPASPS
- a CDS encoding DegT/DnrJ/EryC1/StrS family aminotransferase, with product MAPVGLREWLAIAPVLASGKLARYGDDTGGPLLRFEADFCAKFNVQHGLTMSSGTAALVAALVAAGIGPGDEVLVPAYTWIATAAAPLAAGAVPILVEIDQTLTMDPTDIVRKITPNTRAIIPVHMANMVCDMDSIMRIAREHRLIVIEDACQAVGLTYKGRRAGTIGDVGAYSFNQFKNINIGEGGALVTDDPRLFARARMYHDIGSLFRGHLDNANEPPILGINFKANQIQGAMLNVQLKKLDPMISRMRKRYDAMTEILAKSNMMRVGPHNDPTNAAGLHVIFETAEAAGAFAAENKRGVYRLYDSSRHVYTNWQPILQQRSGHPAMNPFNWSDRKIEYTPDMCAQSLDILKRTCRISLGENYPLALVTYLARRMVRQRSSATDELSYAT
- a CDS encoding FAD-dependent oxidoreductase, producing the protein MNMILSADVAIIGAGPAGLTIARELENTPMRVLIIESGGFEYETETQTLNAVENVGEPLSRGDVVPVGRGYTDSLGWLNDIPAFELRNRLIGGSTHTWIGKCATFDEIDFAARPWLPVSGWPITRSDIQPALERAATLLNLGPNIYDERLLSLLRLPPEEIGLDRDRLRSFFWQFSHERATSGEPMRFANISRQLKAPNVDFLTQATVTEINLNNDGRCVSSLEAYSLEGNKAIVRAKTIVLCCGGIENARLLLASNSLMTNGIGNSKGIVGRYLADHPRTSLARFNGVGIDEIARHFNFFGLHHNGRTHFYLRGLSLSPDTQMREGLTNCAAYPVQVHRADDPWAALKRLRHGFSQTTPGDLIAVFGAMNLVASGLYRRFVQKRGLPHRSVELRFDAMVEQQLDAESRVTLSDRRDRFGKPLPRVDWKIGSVEIESMKRLALLISDEFPRVGLPRPHLADWIAQDDNSKMAFTDMAHPSCTTRMGVDPATSVVDANAMVHGVNGLFVAGSSVFPTGGHANPTLMLLALAIRLADHLKVRFASERPLRSSLPDAEAKTTHQ